Sequence from the [Clostridium] scindens genome:
TGATGTAGGATTCATAGACGTCCCCCCATGCGCATGAACTAATAGTTGAAGGGTTGAAACTTTTGGATGTTTTACATTCTGTCAAATCCAGTATACCATGAAATCAGGGAGAAATCCAAAAGGAAGGGGATGATAGGATGAAGAATTTATTTGATCTGACAGGGAAGGTGGCGCTGATCACCGGCGCTTCTTCTGGACTTGGAGTACAGATGGCCCAAGGACTCGCGGGGCAGGGCGCCAAACTGGCGATTGTGGCCAGGAGGATGGATCGCCTGGAAAAGCTGGCGAAGGAATTCGAGGATAACGGTACTGAGTGTCTGCCTGTGAAGTGTGATATTACGAAGGAAGAAGAGATCATTGAAATGGTAGATAAGGTGATATCCCACTATGGGAAGATAGACATTCTGGTGAATAATGCAGGAATGGCATCTGGAACTGCATCGGAGGATATGACGCTGGAGGAATGGGATAAGATTATACGGCTGAATCTGACCGGATCGTTTCTTGTATCCCGGGAAGTAGGGAAGCATATGATTGCCCGTCGATATGGAAAGATAATTAATACCTGCTCCATCCAGGGAATCCGATGTACCATGGGGATGCCGGGAACTCCTTACAATTCGTCAAAAGGCGGAGATATCATGATGGTAAGGTCTCTGGCAGCGGAATGGGCGCAGTACGGGATTACGGTAAATGGAATCGGACCAGGATATTTTCCAACGGATATCGACAAAGAATATCTGGCGACGGATTATTTTAAAGGACAGCTGGCCATGCATTGCCCGATGGGCAGGATTGGACGGGACGGCGAATTGAATGGAGTCTTGATCTATTTTGCATCGGATGCATCCAGTTATACGACCGGACAGATCATGTATGTAGATGGCGGCTGGACGCTTGTTTAGACAATTCCCCCATAAAGCGATATAGGTATAGAAGGACGGGCACGCGATTGCATGCCCGTCCTTCTATGTGATACTTAAAAGTCAATCCGCTTTCTATCAGCTTATTCCGAGAGAGCAGAGTCATCCATTGCTGTGGAATCGCCGCTTTCAATCACTTCTCCGGTATCCTTGTTTTTGAAGTTTACAATCGTTTTTAACTGGTCTTCTGGCACCGCGTTCAAAGACTGGTACATATTGCCCTCGACATACAGCGCGATTACGACAAAACTTTCCAGCCCGCCGTATACGGAAGCATCTACATTAACATCGAACTCGGTTACTTCATCATTGTAGGTAATAGAGTCAAAAGAAGGATAGTTTTCTTTATCCTGCAGAATCTCCTGGATGCTCTCGTCAATTCCAGTCTTAATCTCATTTAATAGATTCTGATGTGCCTCTTCTGTCATTTTGAGAGTTACGGACCCATCCTCATTCTTGGCTACCTCTGTTACGCCGGCGGCTTTTGCCTC
This genomic interval carries:
- a CDS encoding SDR family NAD(P)-dependent oxidoreductase, whose protein sequence is MKNLFDLTGKVALITGASSGLGVQMAQGLAGQGAKLAIVARRMDRLEKLAKEFEDNGTECLPVKCDITKEEEIIEMVDKVISHYGKIDILVNNAGMASGTASEDMTLEEWDKIIRLNLTGSFLVSREVGKHMIARRYGKIINTCSIQGIRCTMGMPGTPYNSSKGGDIMMVRSLAAEWAQYGITVNGIGPGYFPTDIDKEYLATDYFKGQLAMHCPMGRIGRDGELNGVLIYFASDASSYTTGQIMYVDGGWTLV